The following are encoded together in the Sphingomonas insulae genome:
- a CDS encoding aspartate aminotransferase family protein, which yields MTITPLMPVYPRCGVRPVRGEGCYLISEDGTRYLDMAAGIAVNALGHGHPHLTRAIAEQAATLMHVSNLYGSPQGEALAERIVANSFADTVFFTNSGAEAVECAIKTARRFHFADGNPQRHKIITFNNAFHGRTMGAISATNQPKMRDGFEPLLPGFAYAPFNDLDAALALIDDETAGFMVETIQGEGGVSVGTPEFITGLRKACDAHGLLLILDEVQCGYGRTGKMWAYEHYGIEPDIMSVAKGIGGGFPLGACLATEHAAKGMVIGTHGSTYGGNPLAMAAGQAVLDVMLADGFLANVEAMGERLRGALEQMIPNHDHVFEGVRGKGLMLGLKLKAGVEPREFVAHARDNHQLLLVAAGENVVRMLPPLVIEDTHVAECVDRLSAAARVFVPASDD from the coding sequence GTGACCATTACGCCGCTCATGCCCGTCTATCCACGGTGCGGGGTGCGTCCGGTCCGAGGTGAGGGGTGTTACCTCATTTCTGAAGACGGCACGCGCTACCTCGACATGGCCGCTGGAATCGCGGTCAACGCGCTGGGCCACGGCCATCCGCATCTGACCAGGGCGATCGCCGAACAGGCTGCGACGCTGATGCACGTCAGCAACCTGTACGGCAGCCCGCAGGGCGAGGCGCTGGCGGAGCGCATCGTCGCCAACAGCTTTGCCGACACCGTGTTCTTCACCAATTCGGGCGCCGAGGCGGTGGAATGCGCGATCAAGACCGCCCGCCGGTTCCACTTCGCGGACGGCAATCCGCAGCGGCACAAGATCATCACCTTCAACAACGCCTTTCACGGGCGGACGATGGGGGCGATCTCGGCGACCAACCAGCCCAAGATGCGCGATGGTTTCGAACCGCTGCTGCCCGGCTTCGCCTATGCGCCGTTCAACGATCTCGACGCCGCGCTGGCGCTGATCGACGACGAGACCGCGGGCTTCATGGTCGAGACGATCCAGGGCGAGGGCGGTGTCTCGGTCGGCACGCCGGAGTTCATCACCGGCCTGCGCAAGGCGTGCGACGCGCACGGCCTGCTTCTGATCCTCGATGAGGTGCAGTGCGGCTATGGGCGCACCGGCAAGATGTGGGCGTATGAGCATTATGGCATCGAACCCGACATCATGTCGGTCGCCAAGGGCATCGGCGGCGGCTTCCCGCTCGGCGCGTGCCTTGCCACCGAACATGCGGCCAAGGGCATGGTGATCGGGACGCACGGATCGACCTATGGCGGCAATCCGCTGGCGATGGCGGCGGGGCAGGCGGTGCTCGACGTGATGCTCGCGGATGGGTTCCTCGCCAATGTCGAGGCGATGGGCGAGCGACTGCGCGGTGCGCTCGAGCAGATGATCCCCAACCACGACCACGTCTTCGAGGGGGTCCGCGGCAAGGGGCTGATGCTGGGCCTGAAGCTGAAGGCCGGGGTCGAGCCGCGCGAATTCGTCGCGCACGCCCGCGACAATCACCAGCTGCTGCTGGTCGCTGCGGGCGAGAACGTCGTCCGCATGCTGCCGCCGCTGGTGATCGAGGACACGCATGTCGCCGAATGCGTCGACAGGCTGAGCGCGGCGGCGCGGGTGTTCGTGCCGGCGAGCGACGACTGA